The following DNA comes from Hordeum vulgare subsp. vulgare chromosome 3H, MorexV3_pseudomolecules_assembly, whole genome shotgun sequence.
GTCCAGTGTCCACCACCATTAGAAAGATATAACATATTTGCACATTTAGACGTCAATATTTCAGCAACAACTACACGAAGAACTGAATCTAAATAGGTAGTGCACGAGAGACTGCATTAAGTAGATACGTTCACTAAATTTACCTTCCTAATATCCAGGTCAATAATATAAGAACCATAATGTTATTAAATCTGAGCATTTAAATATCTGTGTACCTGCATTCCACACTCAATTGAGATGGTTCTAGAAGTTGATTCCCCAAAAGAAGACCATTTCGACATCCAATAGCCAAGAGCGAATGCAACAGCATGCAGCAGAGCAACAGGGAGAATAAGTTGAGCACCTTGAGTTTTCAACACTTCTGCAACTTGCCCAATCTTGTAAGATGTAAAATAACAATTAATAATTGCGAAAAAAAGTAGCACTGGTGACCAAAATATCACAAACAAGAGCATAAATTTACTTGAAAAATAAGAACTTCAAAACAGTATATGAGTACTACATGTCGGCAATATCACCACTTCATGAGATAAAAGTTGCAAACTTTGTGGACAGCAGACATTATTTAGGTTaaagttcaacaaaatgcattCTAATTAACTCAAGCAACAACTCCACTCGTCTTCTCATCAGGACAAAAGGTGTCTGAATTAACCATGGGCTGAAAGAAAGGCTTGAAGCATTACTCAGATCGTTTGTTTACGGACTTACAGGGCTAGCACAAAGCAAGGTGGTGAGGATGACCCCTATCAGTGGTGTTATGGAGATAATCCGCTCGGTAAACTTGGGAAAATACTCATGTGCCAATACTGCAAATTAAACAGAAATAGTGTCACAACATATATCAAAGAAGGCATTTCTAAGATGCCGCAATAATGTATAATGGATGTTCAATTAAGATTCACCTCCAACGATAGTCGGTACTAAAACAACCTGAAAAGTACTGATGGCCAAGCCCTGCACAAAAAGAGTTTAATTTAACTAAGAAAGACTTGATAATTAAACTAGCAAGCAGTTGATTCAAGATACGGATAGTGTGTTTACTGCAGCATCAACAGGGACTAATTGACCAGCAAGGAGTTTAGTAAGGAGTGGTGTCATCGCTATAGCACCAATAGTCGAGCAACTGGAAGATTCAGAAAAGTCTAGTTAGAATAGTACTGGAAGCAGATAAAGTAACAGGGCATCTAAGAGGTTACTGGATTAGATCAAATAGAATGACATCAAATAAGTAATTTGCAAGTAACAGCTCACTGCTCAGTTTCAGCAGATAAACTTCTTTACAAAAATCACAACTacaccctccgttcctaaatataagtcttttaagagtttccactacggactacatacgaagcaaaatggataaatctacactctaaagtatgtctatatacatccgtatgtagtccgtagtaaaatctcttaaaagacttatatttaggaacggaggaagcagAAGAATCTCAGGCTTGACATGGCACATTATATCCATTCCAAAAGTATTCCGCAGTTAAACTTACACCATGGAATCCTCAACAGTAAGTCCTATTTACAGCCTGAAAGCAGTGTGTGCCATCATGGTAGGCAGCAACTTTTGGTACGGACTACAGAAGGTGCTAAATTGATCATTTCAGATAAATTTGACAGCTGGTACTTATGATGGAAGCAAGCAGGAATATTCATAACTAATGCAGATCAATCTTTTTATGCAAAATACTAGTAGTTCTAGCTTAATAATAGAATAATCCAAATTCTGTGATGCATAATGCAGCGAATTTTGAAAACAGTTAGCACACTAGTGGAATTCTAATAACTGCAACAGAAGTCAATGCTAAAGGCTGCACTTCCACAATGACGAAGGGACTCAAGAGAGATGGAGGTACATCCGTATATGGATAAAAAGATTAAAACAAGCACCAAAGAAATGCCTTTTCTCAAAGAATATCCAAAGCTTACGTGGTCATAAGAACTGAAAGTGCCACATTTCCTTTGGATATGTAAGTTGCAACATTTGATGCTTGACCACCAGGACAACATGAGACCAAAATAAGACCAGTTGCAAGAGGAGCAGATAACTTCAATGTCTGTAAAATAGGAAAAGAAATTAGGTGCAGATAATTATATACATTAAAAGAAGAAAGGCTTGTGCATACATGTTGGTGCAAATTTTCATTTGCTACAAGCAATTCTAGGTTTACAAATAGATTAGCCATGAACAAAGAGAAACAATTCGCCAACATAAGTCATATGTTTCTAAACTCAAACATAAAGTAATTGAAAAACTAAGAAGATAATGAGGTGCACAATAAAATTAGCAGAGTCTATCACGTTGACTAAATTCAAGACATATAATAAGAGGAAAACATCAGAAAGTTTGAAACCAGGGACAACTCTTGAActttaaaatctttttggggcatAGCATATTAGACCGATTCATGAATGAGCCATTTATCCttgttttcatttaattttttATAAACTTTACATGGGAACTGGGAAGTCCTCACATAAGCCTGCTTAGCACAGAAAATGGTCCGCATAACACCATGCAAAGGTGCATCAATTTATAAGCAATCCATATGTTGTTTGTTACTTATTACAATATTATAGTTTATAAGTAGCAAAAGCACGAAAACTTCTTCAGAGACCTGCTTGCTTTTGAAAAAACTAAAAGATGAAGCAAGAATATCGCATGTACACTTGTTATTTAGGTATAAAGAGAATGTCATTTTAGCATGTCATGAAGACTGAACAATTGACATTTTAGCATGTCATGAAGACTGAACAACTGCTTCAGCCTGGCACTATGCGATCAGTGATCAAACTTTACATTGGTTGGTCCTTTGGTGCATACATCGCTAGTATCCAATATTTGAATTAAATACTTAGTTTTGCAAAACAGAAATTGTTGGTTAAGTAACAAACTAACAATACAGCTATTCATCACAAATTTAATCATCCACAATCCCTAAATTATATAAAACTGAATCAGCGGTATTATGCATGTCTATTGTCAGCATTACCAATGCGATAGCATATCCTAGCATAGGTTTGATCAAATATTGCGCAAGAAATCCCACACCAACCTGCAAAGAAGCTATTACATCAATTAACATGCAAAAGAGATTCTACATCAATTCATGAGGTATTAAGAACAGAACTGCATCAATATTTCTATACAAATACATGCGGCCAAGGGGCAGAAACATACTGTCCATGGATTCCTTAAACATCTCCTGAAATCTTCAAATGTCAATGTTAGTCCCATTGACAGCATTAGGAATCCTAGGCCCAGAGTAAAAAGATCAGTCTCCAACCAGGTGACCTGTACGTCCAAGGGAAGTAGGAAACCATGCATACAATATGTTAAAGCATTAGCGGTGAGTACATATTAATGGAATTGACAGGTGAGAGAAAGTTTACCATTGACGGCTTGTAGATGCCAATAACTGTACCTAATATGACCTGCACAAGGTGATCTCCGCGTTACTAGATTTACAAAGATTTGCATCAAATTAATGAACGAAACTACACAGTTAAAGACAAGAGAACTGAAAATTTCAGATGATCTCATAGCAGCTTACCCAGACAGGGAAAAGAGTGGTGAGTAGCTCAACTATTTTCTCGTACTGGCTTGCTCCAGTAGGCCCGCTCGCTGGCAGGTTACTAGAAATGTTAGCTTCTGCCTTGCAGAAAATTTGACGGCTCCTGAGAAAACAACAAATTGTTTTTTAAATTTTATGGAAACTAATTCTTTTTTTGAATTATCTGGTGAGTAAGCATACAAAAAATGCGAGCAAGGGGAAGAACCGACCCTTATCTTTGTGTTTAAAGTATGCTAAGGAGCCTTGAGCCCAGATGGCTTCAATCAAGGAGCATAAACAAATGATAGATCAAGATAGGCCAAAAATCACGGCTAAGATGGTCCTTGTGAAATCAAATTATTTGGGGAAAGTTAATGCTATTTGATGATGGTTCTTTATACGAAACTATACGGGCAAACTGAGTCCGCCAAATATCACAAATTGGAGAGATAGTTTATAGTTATCAAAATTGATCAGCAAAATTAAGCAGAAAATTACAACTGGTTGATAATGCTCTCAAATAAAAACTGAAGATGTCACAACATAGTAACGAGGAATGTGAAGTTTTCGCTTGCATGGGTAGGTCTAGATACATATAATTCCAAATTGTTTAGATGTGCATCTAAAATAAAATCAATGACGTGCCTCATTTTAGAAAAATGTGCACctgcaaagaagcaactaagtgggCGCCTGCAAAACGATAACTATGTGTGCACCTGAATAGAACAAACTAAGTGTGCACCTACAAAAACCTGTCTACCTGTTGCACATCTATGAGTTTCTTGGGATTTTTTCGTGATGCATAAATGTGATTGAAGAGTATTGGTAGGCGGGCATGATAAAGTCCCTACCAACTCATATCTTTTATGCTGAGACACTGCAACAAAATTTAACAACTTGTTCACCTGATTTTCATTTAAAGCATTGAAAAAATGCAGTTTAGAAAAGAAATCACACTATGATTAAAGCGTAGAATGAAGTTCAACAGATTGCATGACTAATGTACATACCAGTCGCTTCACTGATGGATAATGGAAATGCAATAATTTTAACCACTAGAgttattaatacaaaagaaaataaatgttgATTGGTGTAGTATCACTATACTATGACCATGTACTTCAAACCCAAAGATAGAGACAGTGCAATCAGTTGCGCAAAGAGGTAAACGAATTCCATTGCACCTATACCTGTATAAACATTTCACTGCAGTCACTCATTGAGTACTGTTTGTTCAGTGTCATAAACCTAAGAAACGAACATCTTCCCATGCCTACTACCCCAATAGTCCAGGACCAAAACATGCAACTCCCCCACCT
Coding sequences within:
- the LOC123443969 gene encoding probable sodium/metabolite cotransporter BASS2, chloroplastic isoform X2 — encoded protein: MAPSATCPLHSMASVSRALRPRPRLAAPRLGCGLRVGCSVPAYGSAATEKTEWGLAIAPAPSTTLVPVVRSRQIFCKAEANISSNLPASGPTGASQYEKIVELLTTLFPVWVILGTVIGIYKPSMVTWLETDLFTLGLGFLMLSMGLTLTFEDFRRCLRNPWTVGVGFLAQYLIKPMLGYAIALTLKLSAPLATGLILVSCCPGGQASNVATYISKGNVALSVLMTTCSTIGAIAMTPLLTKLLAGQLVPVDAAGLAISTFQVVLVPTIVGVLAHEYFPKFTERIISITPLIGVILTTLLCASPIGQVAEVLKTQGAQLILPVALLHAVAFALGYWMSKWSSFGESTSRTISIECGMQLGGSALAVFWRNRGLPADDKDDFKE
- the LOC123443969 gene encoding probable sodium/metabolite cotransporter BASS2, chloroplastic isoform X1, whose amino-acid sequence is MAPSATCPLHSMASVSRALRPRPRLAAPRLGCGLRVGCSVPAYGSAATEKTEWGLAIAPAPSTTLVPVVRSRQIFCKAEANISSNLPASGPTGASQYEKIVELLTTLFPVWVILGTVIGIYKPSMVTWLETDLFTLGLGFLMLSMGLTLTFEDFRRCLRNPWTVGVGFLAQYLIKPMLGYAIALTLKLSAPLATGLILVSCCPGGQASNVATYISKGNVALSVLMTTCSTIGAIAMTPLLTKLLAGQLVPVDAAGLAISTFQVVLVPTIVGVLAHEYFPKFTERIISITPLIGVILTTLLCASPIGQVAEVLKTQGAQLILPVALLHAVAFALGYWMSKWSSFGESTSRTISIECGMQSSALGFLLAQKHFTNPLVAVPSAVSVVCMALGGSALAVFWRNRGLPADDKDDFKE